DNA from Scheffersomyces stipitis CBS 6054 chromosome 1, whole genome shotgun sequence:
AGTTCGGACCACTGTACCAAAAATTCATTtttaattcttcttgtactttctacttctcCCTCTGTTCTGGAACTCAACAAAGAATCTATTTCATCCACAAAGACTATAGATGGAGCTAGCTTCTTTGCCATCAAAAACAAAGCCCTCACCAACTTCTCGGACTCTCCCAAATACTTAGATGTCAAGGATGATGCACTAATAGAGAAAAATGTTGACTTCGATTCCGTAGCAACAGCTCTCGCCAACATTGTTTTACCGGTTCCTGGCGGACCAAACAACAACATGCCTCTAGTGGGCTCTCTCAACCCCTTAAATAAATCAGGGCGCAAAAATGGATATACTACGGCCTCTTTCAACGAGTATTTAGCACTTTCTAATCCGACCAAGTCGTCCCAATAAACCTCGTCGCCATGGATAACAATATCGTTTAAAATGTGTTTGGCCGCATCAGGGTCTACTCCTCTAACTGAGTTGATGAGAGCCTCTTGTTCCTCTTCATTTGTTAATAAATTAACATCTACTTCGTCATTATCATAGCCACTCAATAAATCGTCCATGGTTGGACTATTGATAGCATCGCTactcttgttcttctgatttGTCATAATTTTATTTGGCTGAAGTGTAGCTGGCTTTACTGTCTTTTTAACAGCAGGGTTCACAGTCTTAGAAGTTTTTACGTAGTTGTAAGATATGTTACTGCTTGGATTCGTCTTCGGCTTTGCAGTGTGGCTATTATTGGATGTGCGTGTAGTTCTTTGAGCTGCAGCTGTTTTGGAAGGTTGACTTTTGACAGTGGTAGGTTGCTTTGTAGGGCTCTTTGTCGGATTTAAACGATTCTGGGATTGTTTCTTCATGATCTTGCTGACGTCTATAGGTTTTGGCTTGTTATAGATATACGGCTGCTTTGTCTGTGGCGCATGGTTTGTCCTAATGTCGGATGTGCTTTTGGAAATGTGATCTACTCGACGGTTAGTTGTTGTTCCATTGGTAGCCGAGGTCTTGTTGATACTGCCAGAACTATGGTTGGTAAGAGTAACCTTTGGTACCAGTAACAGTTGATGCTGCCTTGTTGGTGATGCATGTGGTTTCAAAGTGATGTCATCCATGGAACGCACTAGGTCATCTTCGGGGGACGTTGAGAAGTAGTCTTGGATCTGTTTGAGATTTCCATTAATACCGTTGTTGTTACTATTGAGGTTGGtgttattgttattgtagCTGGTACCATAGTTGCAGTTATCGTCATCGAGATCTATGAGATTAACATTggatgatgaagatccTCTTCCTGAAGATAGTTCTGACAAGCCTGAGGATGAGCGAGAGCCATTAtggttgttgttattgttggtattgttgttgacatTGTTAAGattgttgtcgttgatgCGTTCCCAATTGTCGGTGAATTCGAATCCATCATCGTCGAAATCATCAAAGAGCTCATTTTCAGTTTCGGTAAGTTCTTTTGCTGACTTCTGGGAAGGTTTATGGCGATTTTGGGGACCCTGCCAGGAGACATTTGCAGCCTGCGAAGCCTGAGCAGTTTTCACCTTGGGAACATTATACGAGCTACTAGATCCCTGTGAACTCAGTCCCAGCACCATTCCTGGTCTTAGAGACTTCAACATCGAGCGTTGGTTCACTGAGTTACTTGAAAGCGATCTGGAGGCTGGGTTTCTGAGTGAAGGAACAGATAGCGAggacgacgacgaagaagaagcctGTTTAGAGGCAGCATGTACGGCATTGGTGGCATCTCTGCTCTTCTTGCGATTTACTTCATCCATTCGTAACTGAACGCGGATCAAATGCTTGACGTTCTGGTCTCTGATGGCTTTCAACTCTGTGAGGATCTGGATTTCATCGTTCAGGAGTTTGTGAGCCAGCCTGTCAAACAAGTCGATTTTGTAGAGAAGGGACGTGTGCAAGCCCTTCCAGCCTTTGAGGGCATCCTCTACGTGGTTGTTTTCCTCTAGGGCGAGGT
Protein-coding regions in this window:
- the SAP11 gene encoding member of the AAA ATPase family of proteins is translated as MFRKKPPQLSLLEELRQTYDDCCNFSIKNLALEENNHVEDALKGWKGLHTSLLYKIDLFDRSAHKLSNDEIQILTELKAIRDQNVKHLIRVQLRMDEVNRKKSRDATNAVHAASKQASSSSSSSLSVPSLRNPASRSLSSNSVNQRSMLKSLRPGMVSGSSSQGSSSSYNVPKVKTAQASQAANVSWQGPQNRHKPSQKSAKELTETENELFDDFDDDGFEFTDNWERINDNNLNNVNNNTNNNNNHNGSRSSSGLSELSSGRGSSSSNVNLIDLDDDNCNYDDLVRSMDDITLKPHASPTRQHQSLSVPKVTLTNHSSGSINKTSATNGTTTNRRVDHISKSTSDIRTNHAPQTKQPYIYNKPKPIDVSKIMKKQSQNRLNPTKSPTKQPTTVKSQPSKTAAAQRTTRTSNNSHTAKPKTNPSSNISYNYVKTSKTVNPAVKKTVKPATLQPNKIMTNQKNKSSDAINSPTMDDLLSGYDNDEVDVNLLTNEEEQEALINSVRGVDPDAAKHILNDIVIHGDEVYWDDLVGLESAKYSLKEAVVYPFLRPDLFKGLREPTRGMLLFGPPGTGKTMLARAVATESKSTFFSISASSLTSKYLGESEKLVRALFLMAKKLAPSIVFVDEIDSLLSSRTEGEVESTRRIKNEFLVQWSELSSAAAGRESDNDDVSRVLILGATNLPWSIDEAARRRFARRQYIPLPEADSRSAQIRKLLQYQKNTLSDEDYEVLKDLTDGFSGSDITALAKDSAMGPLRALGEKLLSTPTEQIRPINLEDFKNSLKYIRPSVSSEGLQEYEKWAEKFGSSGA